A window from Citrobacter amalonaticus encodes these proteins:
- the cheR gene encoding protein-glutamate O-methyltransferase CheR, producing the protein MTSSLPNGQTSLLLQMTQRLALSDAHFRRICQLIYQRAGIVLADHKRDMVYNRLVRRLRTLGMDDFGHYLSVLEANQSSAEWQAFINSLTTNLTAFFREGHHFPVLAESARRHSGEYRVWSAAASTGEEPYSIAITLADTLGMAPGRWKVFASDIDTEVLEKARSGIYRLDELKTLSPQQLQRYFMRGTGPHDGLVRVRQELASHVEFSVINLLDKQYNVPGPFDAIFCRNVMIYFDKTTQQDILRRFVPLLKPDGLLFAGHSENFSNLVRDFSLRGQTVYALSKGKA; encoded by the coding sequence ATGACATCATCTCTGCCCAACGGGCAAACGTCATTATTGTTACAGATGACCCAGCGCCTTGCGCTGTCCGACGCGCACTTTCGTCGGATATGTCAATTAATCTACCAGCGTGCGGGGATCGTGCTGGCGGACCACAAGCGGGACATGGTTTACAACCGCCTGGTCCGTCGCCTGCGTACGCTGGGAATGGATGATTTTGGTCACTATCTCAGCGTGCTGGAAGCGAATCAAAGCAGCGCAGAGTGGCAGGCTTTTATCAACTCGTTGACCACTAACCTGACCGCTTTTTTCCGCGAAGGGCACCATTTCCCGGTACTGGCGGAAAGCGCGCGTCGTCACAGCGGCGAATACCGGGTCTGGAGCGCCGCGGCATCGACCGGTGAAGAGCCGTACAGTATCGCCATTACGTTGGCCGATACGCTGGGCATGGCGCCAGGGCGCTGGAAGGTGTTCGCCAGCGATATTGATACCGAAGTGCTGGAAAAGGCCCGTAGCGGGATCTATCGCCTGGACGAACTGAAGACCCTGTCGCCGCAGCAGCTCCAGCGTTATTTCATGCGCGGAACCGGTCCTCATGATGGGCTGGTGCGTGTACGTCAGGAACTGGCAAGCCACGTCGAGTTTTCCGTGATTAACCTGCTCGATAAGCAGTACAACGTGCCGGGACCGTTCGACGCCATTTTCTGCCGCAATGTGATGATCTATTTCGATAAAACGACGCAGCAGGACATTCTGCGCCGTTTTGTCCCTCTTCTTAAGCCTGATGGTCTGCTGTTTGCCGGGCATTCAGAGAACTTTAGTAACCTCGTGCGCGACTTTAGCCTGCGCGGTCAAACGGTTTATGCGCTAAGTAAGGGTAAAGCATGA